Proteins encoded together in one Lathyrus oleraceus cultivar Zhongwan6 chromosome 5, CAAS_Psat_ZW6_1.0, whole genome shotgun sequence window:
- the LOC127079207 gene encoding probable histone H2A.3 gives MLMKEYRQRVGAGAPVYLAAVLEYLAAEVLELAGNAARDNKKTRIVPRHIQLAVRNDEELSKLLGDVTIADGGVMPNIHNLLLPKKAGSSKGAGDDE, from the coding sequence ATGTTGATGAAGGAGTACCGACAGCGTGTCGGCGCTGGTGCTCCTGTATACCTCGCTGCCGTCCTGGAATATCTTGCCGCTGAGGTTCTTGAATTGGCTGGAAATGCTGCAAGGGACAACAAGAAGACTAGAATTGTGCCAAGGCATATTCAATTGGCTGTTAGAAACGATGAAGAACTGAGCAAGCTTCTTGGTGATGTTACCATTGCCGATGGCGGCGTGATGCCCAATATTCACAACCTGTTGCTTCCAAAGAAAGCTGGTTCCTCTAAGGGTGCTGGTGACGATGAATGA